Proteins encoded by one window of Camelus dromedarius isolate mCamDro1 chromosome 27, mCamDro1.pat, whole genome shotgun sequence:
- the MBD3 gene encoding methyl-CpG-binding domain protein 3 isoform X2 — translation MERKSPSGKKFRSKPQLARYLGGSMDLSTFDFRTGKMLMSKMNKSRQRVRYDSPNPVKGKPDLNTALPVRQTASIFKQPVTKITNHPSNKVKSDPQKAVEQPRQLFWEKKLSGLNAFDIAEELVKTMDLPKGLQGVGPGCTDETLLSAIASALHTSTMPITGQLSAAVEKNPGVWLNTAQPLCKAFMVTDEDIRKQEELVQQVRKRLEEALMADMLAHVEELARDGEAPLDKVGADEEEEEEEEEEEEPDQDQEMEHV, via the exons CCCGAGCGGGAAGAAGTTCCGGAGCAAGCCACAGCTGGCGCGGTACCTGGGGGGCTCCATGGACCTGAGCACCTTTGACTTCCGCACAGGCAAGATGCTGATGAGCAAGATGAACAAGAGCCGGCAGAGGGTGCGGTACGACTCCCCCAACCCGGTCAAG GGCAAACCCGACCTGAACACGGCCCTCCCGGTCAGGCAGACCGCGTCCATCTTCAAGCAGCCAGTGACCAAGATCACCAACCATCCCAGCAACAAGGTGAAGAGCGACCCCCAGAAGGCCGTGGAACAGCCCCGGCAG CTCTTCTGGGAGAAGAAGCTGAGCGGCTTGAATGCCTTCGACATTGCAGAGGAGCTGGTGAAAACCATGGACCTCCCCAAGGGTTTGCAAG GCGTGGGGCCCGGCTGCACGGATGAGACGTTGCTCTCGGCTATCGCCAGTGCCCTGCACACCAGCACCATGCCCATCACCGGGCAGCTCTCGGCCGCCGTGGAGAAGAACCCCGGGGTCTGGCTCAACACAGCCCAGCCGCTCTGCAAGGCCTTCATGGTGACTGACGAGGACATCAG gaagcaggaggagctggtgcagCAGGTCCGCAAGCGGCTGGAGGAGGCACTGATGGCCGACATGCTGGCCCATGTGGAGGAGCTGGCCCGGGACGGGGAGGCGCCGCTGGATAAGGTGGGCGccgacgaggaggaggaggaggaggaggaggaggaggaggagccggaCCAGGACCAGGAGATGGAGCACGTCTAG